CTGACCAAGTGGGCGGCTTTACTTGCATATCCCTTTATCATTGTCGCCGGAGATCGCGGCGCTAAGGATTAGCCCCAATGCTATATGAGCTGACTGTGCAGGCCTTAGTCGACAGTCGTCGAGTCCCTATCGAACGCCCGGATGCCCTGGGGATTAGCGAAAAGCATATTGAGGAGTTCTTGGCTTCTCACCTTGTTGAGTTGATTCCCGAAGAACAGCTCATGCTGCTGGCTCAGGAGCGGCAGTTCCAGGAAGAGGCCGATATTCTGGCACTGGATCGTAAAGGTACTCTTTTCATCTTCGAGCTGAAACGATGGCAATCGAGTGCGGAGAACCTGCTCCAGGTCATGCGCTATGGCCAGAAATTTGGCCGTTACACCTACGCTCAGCTGGAGACGATGGTGCAGAGGCAGCAACGCTTGCAGGGGGCCTTGAGTGCTCGGCACCAAGAGTACTTTGGGCTTGAAGCGCCGCTGAAAGAGCAGGAGTTCAATCAAGACCAACGATTTGTTGTGGTAACCAATGGTGTGGATCGTGACACCTTGGAGGCCATTCAGTACTGGTCGAAAAAAGGCGTTCACATCGACAGCCTGACCTACAAGCTTTACAGGGTGGGAGGTAAGCCATTCATTCAGTTCGACACGTACAACCCCGAACTGGATCTGTTGATGGAGGCTAACCCCGGCATCTTCATCGTCAACACCAACCGTACCTACATGGACGATGCCTGGCGCGACATGCTCGGCGATGGCAAGAAAGGAAAAGCGGCGGCTTACTATGACCGTAAGAACGCGGTGCGGAAGATCGGAAAGGGATCGACCGTGTTCCTGTATCACACAGGAGTTGGGGTAATTGCCAAAGGCAAGGCAACTGGTGGTGTACAGGCCACCGACTATGAAGGAGATGTGGACGAGCAGTTCTTTGTCCCGCTCCAGTTTGAGTGGTCGTTGCCGGATCCGGAAAGCTGGTCGTCACGGGCGCCCAAGGCCTACGAAATCAATGCATTGACTGGGGCTAGCAACCGTTTTCGCCAGACAGTGTTCAACGCCTCGGAAGAAATGCGGGATGCGATTCAGGGCGTGTGGGCTGCACGCAACACCTGATTCCAGTCTCTACATGCCCTTTCGTTCAGGTGGATCTGCTTGGCGGCGCTGATTTGAGATGAACTGGTCGAGTGGCGCTGAATTTAGTTGGCCGCAACAGATTTAAGGCTATTCAACATAAGGAAGAACTACGCATGGACGTCACCATGATTCAGCACCCTGTCGGACAAGGCGGGCTGTTCAGCGGCCAGCTTCAGGCGGGAAGTTCTGTCCTCCGGTGGATCTATGACTGCGGCTCCAACCAGCAGGATCGGCTCAGCGAGGAGATTCTTTCCGTCGCGGATCAGGGTGCGATTGATCTGATGTTTCTCTCCCACTTGGACAGCGATCATGTCAACGGTGTTGACCGTCTGCTCGCAGCAACGACGGTGGGAGAAGTGGTGCTTCCATATCTGAATGCAGTCGACTACGCGGTGGCAGTCATTCAAGACATTGAAGCTGGGACGCTCTCCGGAACTTTTCTGGAGTTTGTGGCCGATCCGGTGAAGTGGATGATCGGGCGGGGTATTGGCAAGGTAAGCGTTGTGCGAGTTGGAGGGAGCGATAAGCCTCTAGGTGAGACGCTGAGTGACGCTGAGCAAGAAGGGGCGGGAGATCGGGACGCTGATGGTTTCTGGTACGGTTGGTCGTCGGCGATTAAGCAGCGATCCGTAAGAAATGCGACTGTCCAAGAAATTGAGGCAGGGAGCACTGCCAGCATTTATCTCGATGGCCGCAGGATCGACTGGTCGCTGGCACCCTATGCCCATGCACCTACCAGGCAGCAGATGCGTGACTTCATCAATGCACTGAGGTCTGCGTTAGGTTCCCGCTTGACCCGCCATGCTGTCGTGCGCCTGGCGCGTAGTCAGGCAGGTCGTGCGTTGCTGAAACGGTGCTACAGACCCTTTGGGGGCGTCCATAACAAGGTATCAATGGCACTCTATTCCGGGCCTCGCCAGCATTTGGTGAACAGGCTCAGTCAGGTACCGTTTGATCGCTCGGATATCGAATCATTCTGCGACCAAAGAGAGATCGGCTGGCTAGCAACAGGTGATGCCGAGCTTGGTACTAAAACACGGTTGCAAGCGCTGCTGCATCACTATGATGGGTTGCGAGCGCGTGTGGGCGTCTTGGCGCTGCCTCACCATGGTGCTCACAGCAACTTTAGCCCACAGTTGCTGGTCGATTTACCTCGATTGCATACGTGCGTCGCCGCTGCGGGTCGGAACCGTCATGGGCATCCAGCCCCTTCGGTCGCTGCCGCTGTGACAGCTCATCTTGGTCCGTCAGGTTGGCGTCATGTCAGCGAGAGTGACTGGAGCCGTTTCGGTATTTACGCCCAGTTGTGATCTGGCCGTAGATCGTGGTCAGGCCACAATCTACGTCTGATAAATGACCAGCGCGTGGGCACTCAGTGGCCCGCTGTGCGTCGATGGTGGTGTACTGCGTGTAATTTGCCCTTATGGTCAATCGATCCCCTCTCTTAGGCCGTGTCTGGCGTGGCTCCTTCCGGGGGCTGGTCACCAGCACCCCGGTCACTGGTCGACCGGAAGTTACCCAACTGGTTGAGAGGCGCTGCGACCACTAGCCTGAACCGACAGGTCGAGGACTGTTGGGGCTAGAAAAAATGAAAAAGGCAGTTGAGCAGGACACGCTGGTGGCGTTGATCGAGAGTGGCGCAGCGCGGGAGTTTCGCGCCACCCGTGGGCCGGGTGGCGAGGGCTGGAGTTTGAGCACGCGGCTGGGTCGGTTCTGGCTGCCGGTGCGCTCGCGGCGCGAGCCGGTCAGGACGTGGGCGAGCCTGACCGCGCTGGGGCGGTTTTGCGAAGGTGTAGGGATTCGCTGTCTGACAGTGGAAATGTGAGTTTCCCTGACTACTGCGGATCCGCCTCAACCATTAGATCGCCCTGGCGAACTGGCACCGGCTTCAGAAAGCTGGCGAGTTGCTCTTGCTGTTCGAGCAGGAATGGAGCGTCCTGGACTCTAGAGTAAAGGTTCAGAAGGCGCTTTTCGGCCCTAGTGAGGATGGTGTCGTAGAGCATGGGAATGATCTTGACCTCCTCGCCATGGGAGGTCGGATCATCTTCACCTTGTTCGATGATACTGCCGAGAATGAAGCCATCCACCCGCGTGTGCTGACGAATATGTCCCTTCGCTTTCAGTTCCTTCACGTACTTCCAGACCTGATCCTTTTCGCGGGAGCCGAGCGGCAACTCAGTGGTCTTGAGGTCCACGATCACGACGTGCGCCGCACCATTCTCGTTGTAGTCCTCGTCGTAGGACGATCTGGCATAGAAGCTGACGCTGCAATCTGGCAGGGCGACAAAGTCCGGGCGGTTGCGGCTGCCCTTACCCTGGCTGTCGCCGAACAGTTGGCGGATGACGGAGGTCATGCCCTTGTTGGAGGTGAATTCGATGGACTCGAACTGGGCACCGAACATCCATAAGCCGCGCTCGAACAACGGTTGCAATTCGTGCACTTCGTCGATCCCGGCGACCTGAATCTTGGTGCGAAGCTCTCCGATGAGTTTCAGGCGATTCTGGATCTCGTCGAGCACGAGCTTGGCCATGCTGACCGTCCATTCGGAGAGGATGGTGTGCAGGGTGTCGTAATCGTTGGGCTCGCATTTATGCAAGAGATCGAGCAGGCCATAGCGTGACTTCGCCTTTTCCAGCTTGGCCAGGATCGTGGAGAGCTGAACAATCTCCTGTTCGCCAAAGTTGGGGCAGGTTTCTACCACTTCGTCGATGAAGGCTTCGACGCGGTCCTTGCTGATGGGGGAGAGGGTGTTGACGGTATTGCCGACACGCTCAAAAACCGCTGCACGCTTGGCTTCGCGCTCACTTTCACCACTGCCGTGAATGATCTGCCGGATGCGGTCCTGAACAGCTTCGCGGGTGATGCGCCAGGCCTGGTTGTCGTCCTTGAATCCGCTCCAGTCAGGGGTGACTGCGTCATGCTGGTTCAGGAAGTCGGCCTGGACGATGAAGGTGAAGCGCTTGGCTTCGGACGTGCGGCCATCGAGCACGCGCTCGTAGTCGCTGCGACTCCATTTGCAGTCGCCAACGGCACGGTTCTGCACCCACCAGGCTATGCCATGCTGCTTGGTGGTTCGATCTGCCTTTTTGGTATCGATATGCAGGATGGTCACTTTCCCTAGATCAGGGATTTCAATCTCCTCGCTGGACAGCAACTCAGGGATGTCCCTGAAGGTGATTGGGCTTCCATTGATCGAAACCGTGAACGCTGGGTTCGCCAGAAAGCGACTGCCGATCAGCTCGCGGGCTTGCTCTTCGCTAAACCTCAGAGGAGGGATGCTGCCGTTACCAATGATCTCAGTGCCGTGACCTTTGACGCCCTCAGCCGTGAAGGATATTTCTTCCAGCACCAGTGGCTCGGTCAGCGTTCTATGGACACGGCAGACGAACTCCTGGCCATTCTTGCGTGAAGTGATCAGATATTCATCGGCAAAGCAGAAACTGGCGAACCGTCCCTTGCCATTCTTACCAAATACCGGACGAAGCAAGCCTTCAACACCTTGAGGAGGTGCGGCGACTGCACCCTGTACCGAGAGTCGGTTATAGGCAATGGTGCGCCATATGTGTTGGAACTCGTCACGGGTCATCCCGTGGCCGTTGTCTTTGATCCTAAATTGTCGACCTGAATCAGCTGCCGGCCAGGTAATCTCCACCTGGGTGGCGTAGGCATCCCAGCAGTTGGCGACCAGCTCGACGATTGCGGTTGCTGGGTCGGTGACGATGGCACCCGCGTAGCTTTCGAGAAAGCGGGCATCGTAGAGAAGAGATCGTTGCTCCATGCTGCTTATCGTCCTTAGGCTTATTTAACCGATTCCACGCCTTGCTTACCGGCAGATACTATGCGACTCCTCCGGAGTAGTGCAGCAAATAGTGGGAGCTGTGGCGTACGCAGGGGCAGCCGAAATACATTATTGAAGCACTTTGCCTTTACGTCCATGGTCTGCCGAACGATGATGATGGCCATCGCATTGGCGGCATGTAGCGTTACCAGGGATGGCTTTTCCTTCGATTCTGCGAGGGATCAATGTCACCTAGTGTCTCTCTCGTTGCTACCCAAGCTTGCTTTTGATCGGCCTTGATTAGCTGTGTCCAGTTAACGAAGAGAGAGAAGATGTCCATTATCAATGTGAATTATCAAACCCTGCTCCCCCAGGGTAAGACCCTTCAGGACATTGTCGTACTGGCACAGGCTTGGAAGAAATCCCAGGGCTTCATTCGTCGGCATAACTCATATGCTGACGTTTTGGAACTCGACAGTTCCACTATCAATCTGGAGCGCCAACTCAAGGAGTGGAGTCAGGCTATAGGTGACCCCGGTTTTCTGCCGGAAGATCTCAAATTGGTACCAGCTCCTAAGAATGGAAAATGGGAGTTTCGTTCAAACCCTGGTTTGACGATCGAGGAGCTGCTAGATACTCCTTTTAACGATCTAGATTCGCTGTTTAACGAATGGAGACCCTGTGCGGATCAAGATGCTGGGGAGCCGCCAGCCTCGCCAGGGCTGCAAAAACTGCGACCTTTGGCTCACATTTCCATCAGGGACCAGTCATTGGCGACAGCCGTGATGATGTGCCTTGCGGAGTCCATTGAGACAGCGCAGGGAAACCCGGATGAGATAGATGCAATGAAAGCGCGGGACTGCGGTCTGGCCAGCTATGGCAACCGTCTCCACTGTCGCTGGTCCGAGACCGGCGGTACGCAAGCCAGGGCTCATTTTTCCTGGGGCAATAGCCAAACCTACCGCAAGTATTTTCAAGACTATCGAGCATTCTTGTCTCGTCCTCGCCAGGTTTGTGCAGAGTTCTCGCCACGCTTACCAAAAGGGCGGGAGCTATTTGTCGTCTCCCTAGATTTGAAGGCCTTTTATGATCGAGTGGATCGCCGGGCGCTGTTGGCGGAATTGCAACGCCTGGAGGCTGAGTACCGGCAAGACTTCCACCTCCAGGCTGAGAGTGGGGCTGACCAAGATTTCTGGGATAAGACTGCCCGGATCATGGATTGGCGCTGGCGTGGTGGTGACATTGTCCACGCGGGGTTATTCAACGAGACAGAAAGCAAGGAACTTGAGCTTGGATTACCTCAGGGGCTGGTTGCCTCGGGATTTCTGGCCAACGCATACCTGATTGGCTTCGATAGAGCTGTCGACAAGGCCTCGAAGGAAGCACATGAGGTAAGTGATGGCATCAAAATACTCGACTATTGCCGCTATGTTGATGACATTAGAGTTGTCGTTGAGGCACCGAGCTATGCGTCCCTGCTGGAACCGATCAAGACGTTCATCTTGGAGCAACTCAAGGAGCATTGCGCACGTCTCGGTACTAGCAAGGAAATTAGCCTTTCCGAGGCTAAGTGCTCAGTCACTCCATATCGCTCCATGTCCGCGCAGAACAATGTCTCGACGCTGATGAGTGTTCTCGGAGCGGAGCTTAGTGGCACTTTCGACCTTGAGTCACTGGCGCAGGCTGCCGGTGGTCTTGAGGGGCTGCTGTGGATATCGGATCAGATCGAGGGATCGCAGGAGCCGCCTAGATCGAGGCTCCGGTTGGCAACAATTGCGGCACCGGCCACAGATGTTCGAGACGATACGGTCAAGCGATTCGTAGCAACCCGACTTGCCGAATTAATGAGGCAGCGTCTTGCCATGACTGACGTCAGTGCGCCGGACGACACAGGGGAGTCTCTTGGCGAACGTGTAACAAATGGAATGGCGCTTGCGCATGAGTTCGAGTCGACAGCTCGCAAGCTCATAAAGTGCTGGGCTGAGAACCCTGCTTTGGTCTTGCTGCTGCGATGTGGTCTTGACTTATTTCCTCATCCCCGACTGCTCGCACCGGTCTTGGAAGCACTGAACTCAAAGCTTTATGACGTGACGCTCAGCTGGCTCAAGCCAGAGCAGTTACGTGAGATCCGGGCTGCTGAATATGTTGCCGCTGATCTGCTGCGTGCTGGCGTTGTCGAGACCGGTTATCGGGATATGGAGGACTACCCGGAGGCAATCGATATTCAGGGCTATAGGGAAGAGCTAGGTGTCTTTGCCAGGAGAGTCGTTATCGAGCGAGCTGATTCGCCATGGTATCTATTGCAGCAGGCTTTTCTTTATTTGGCTTCAATCGGGGACTGTGGCCTGGCTGTAAATGCTATTACAGAACCCTCGCTAGGGGCCGCCTACAACAAGCTTCGAAGGGCAATGCTGTTCGAACCTACGGCGTCCAAGGACTTGCTGGAAATACTTCCATCAGCACTAGTTACCCAGCAGATGCATCCGAACTCACGTCGCTTTGGTGTCTGGTTGTCCGAGGGACTCCGTGCCACTCAGGATGAGGTCCTTGTCCAGGAGATCGTGAACACGGTTGCTCTTGAGAGACCTGATCTACTCCTTGAAGCGATAGGTAAGCGCGGTGGCCGCCCTCCTAAGTGGAGGGAGTTTGTTCCACAATCTCTCGTGGAAATTAACCGCATCAGCTCCAGCAAGCAAAAGGATGGAAGTGCTCTGCCATCTCGCCAGTTGTTGCGGGTCATGCAGGACCCATTCAATGTTTTTGGGCAGGAGAACGGACTTCTTATGCTCGCCAAGGCCCTCCTGAGTGTGCCGCGTATCGAGGAGCGCCTATCGGCCGGTCTCAGTCCAGTCGATATTATTTTGAAATGTGCTGACTGGCCCAGCATTCATGCGCTACCTGAGGGCGCAGGGTTTCTAGAGGTCAGTCTGACTGAAGGTGAGGGGCTGGAAAATCCGCTTTATGAGCGGCCTGAATGGGTGAGCAAGGAGGGGGCCTGGCTGTACGGCTTGGGAAGAGTCCTTCGATCTGCCCTAACTGGGGAGTTTGATTTCACAAGCCGTCGTTTCCTTGTGACCGAGGAAGTCGGACGCTACAGGGGGATTCGGAGCAGTTGGTATAAGCGACGTTTCGGGATGCTCAATTCCGTTAACGGATTGATGGATGAGCCTGCACCAGTATCCCTCTGGCTTTCGGGTTTCCTTTCCACTTTGCTCCAGTGGCCGGGGATTGAGTTCAAGGCAAACGATGCGGCCCCTGTCTCTGCGGTGCGTACGCCGGGTGAGTTGTTGGCGCTCTTGGAGAAACGTATTGCGGTACAGCGCGCTTTGTATGGGGAAAGGAGTAAGACGCCAATCTATGTGCTTCCCACTAGTGACAATGGCCTGCTTGTTGATCGTCCCTTGCGCGTAGCAATTGTCCAAACCCTTCGCCCGAAGATGGATGACTTCGATACCAAGGATCCTACGCATTGGACTCCGGCAATGCTGTCTCAGCATCGACGCCACCTCGCTGAGGTTTGCCGTCTGGCTCA
The genomic region above belongs to Pseudomonas sediminis and contains:
- a CDS encoding ATP-binding protein, producing the protein MEQRSLLYDARFLESYAGAIVTDPATAIVELVANCWDAYATQVEITWPAADSGRQFRIKDNGHGMTRDEFQHIWRTIAYNRLSVQGAVAAPPQGVEGLLRPVFGKNGKGRFASFCFADEYLITSRKNGQEFVCRVHRTLTEPLVLEEISFTAEGVKGHGTEIIGNGSIPPLRFSEEQARELIGSRFLANPAFTVSINGSPITFRDIPELLSSEEIEIPDLGKVTILHIDTKKADRTTKQHGIAWWVQNRAVGDCKWSRSDYERVLDGRTSEAKRFTFIVQADFLNQHDAVTPDWSGFKDDNQAWRITREAVQDRIRQIIHGSGESEREAKRAAVFERVGNTVNTLSPISKDRVEAFIDEVVETCPNFGEQEIVQLSTILAKLEKAKSRYGLLDLLHKCEPNDYDTLHTILSEWTVSMAKLVLDEIQNRLKLIGELRTKIQVAGIDEVHELQPLFERGLWMFGAQFESIEFTSNKGMTSVIRQLFGDSQGKGSRNRPDFVALPDCSVSFYARSSYDEDYNENGAAHVVIVDLKTTELPLGSREKDQVWKYVKELKAKGHIRQHTRVDGFILGSIIEQGEDDPTSHGEEVKIIPMLYDTILTRAEKRLLNLYSRVQDAPFLLEQQEQLASFLKPVPVRQGDLMVEADPQ
- a CDS encoding RNA-directed DNA polymerase; translation: MSIINVNYQTLLPQGKTLQDIVVLAQAWKKSQGFIRRHNSYADVLELDSSTINLERQLKEWSQAIGDPGFLPEDLKLVPAPKNGKWEFRSNPGLTIEELLDTPFNDLDSLFNEWRPCADQDAGEPPASPGLQKLRPLAHISIRDQSLATAVMMCLAESIETAQGNPDEIDAMKARDCGLASYGNRLHCRWSETGGTQARAHFSWGNSQTYRKYFQDYRAFLSRPRQVCAEFSPRLPKGRELFVVSLDLKAFYDRVDRRALLAELQRLEAEYRQDFHLQAESGADQDFWDKTARIMDWRWRGGDIVHAGLFNETESKELELGLPQGLVASGFLANAYLIGFDRAVDKASKEAHEVSDGIKILDYCRYVDDIRVVVEAPSYASLLEPIKTFILEQLKEHCARLGTSKEISLSEAKCSVTPYRSMSAQNNVSTLMSVLGAELSGTFDLESLAQAAGGLEGLLWISDQIEGSQEPPRSRLRLATIAAPATDVRDDTVKRFVATRLAELMRQRLAMTDVSAPDDTGESLGERVTNGMALAHEFESTARKLIKCWAENPALVLLLRCGLDLFPHPRLLAPVLEALNSKLYDVTLSWLKPEQLREIRAAEYVAADLLRAGVVETGYRDMEDYPEAIDIQGYREELGVFARRVVIERADSPWYLLQQAFLYLASIGDCGLAVNAITEPSLGAAYNKLRRAMLFEPTASKDLLEILPSALVTQQMHPNSRRFGVWLSEGLRATQDEVLVQEIVNTVALERPDLLLEAIGKRGGRPPKWREFVPQSLVEINRISSSKQKDGSALPSRQLLRVMQDPFNVFGQENGLLMLAKALLSVPRIEERLSAGLSPVDIILKCADWPSIHALPEGAGFLEVSLTEGEGLENPLYERPEWVSKEGAWLYGLGRVLRSALTGEFDFTSRRFLVTEEVGRYRGIRSSWYKRRFGMLNSVNGLMDEPAPVSLWLSGFLSTLLQWPGIEFKANDAAPVSAVRTPGELLALLEKRIAVQRALYGERSKTPIYVLPTSDNGLLVDRPLRVAIVQTLRPKMDDFDTKDPTHWTPAMLSQHRRHLAEVCRLAHAKLRAWASARPLQEGESEAPTIDVILFPELAVHPEHVFFLRRLSDKLKANIFAGLTFMHSDKCGGPINQGLWLIRTDAPDHGRSIQYVWQGKLHPMKLEQQMGVKGYRPHVTLVELPVGTTSPTRLAAAICYDATDLDLVADLRDRSDVFLVAALNQDVQTFDNMVAALHFHMYQPVVLANSGEFGGSTAQVPLPKHDRLVAHTHGNNQVAVSVFELDPAPFKSTKPVRSPKQLKTAPAGYKGRPF